One region of Solanum pennellii chromosome 6, SPENNV200 genomic DNA includes:
- the LOC107023606 gene encoding uncharacterized protein LOC107023606, with protein sequence MVQKRPYSEEKLYEVSSKQPRHVEPSSQLVSFLQFPCESVAPNSYTSGGDEEKFSEVKAFSEKRPDSCDATAVPVSSEKAIETSIHGSASNSSWTSSSTSEEDIRSEVPFHVLTASKYYSSDPPFRVVIHPMEVYSPLFNNPPRKSVPIGPDFQAELPEWGAYDSKNISVKEGTQESSNLPSQALESDFVDHHDEENKLAGTCIIPMPKLESPADHEENVGAGRIGCSCEDAGSFGCVRLHIMEAREKLKAALGEETFVRLGVYDMGEIVAEKWSEEEEELFHEVVFSNPAALGKNFWDHLAVEFPSRSKRDLVSYYFNVFILRKRAKQNRFDPSNIDSDNDEWQEIDDDVVATGAQMTDDDEDSVVESPIYQNYPGHNEIYVTEKQAYDEEAGVATLEDYQTTNFCRRKVLSDVSKACPDELIDNNSSCGHNIQPLDRHHSNEVGNHDVEVNSCTTDAAGASSDTPQVKTDDCKHWASHFAGVGIDSGHDFVMEPSNGKEWDMGGYLSCAKNEVDLLPTCSMIEEVFGDEAWSSKLRDGHSLSKH encoded by the exons ATGGTGCAAAAAAGACCATACAGTGAAGAAAAGTTGTATGAGGTTTCATCTAAGCAGCCGAGACATGTAGAACCGAGTTCTCAGCTAGTTTCCTTTTTGCAGTTTCCGTGTGAATCAGTGGCTCCTAACTCTTACACTTCAG GTGGAGATGAGGAGAAATTTTCAGAAGTCaaagcttttagtgagaagagaCCTGATAGTTGCGATGCGACTGCTGTCCCTGTTTCTTCAGAGAAAGCAATTGAGACGAGCATCCATGGCTCTGCTTCAAACTCTTCTTGGACCTCTAGTAGCACCAGCGAAGAGGACATTAGGTCCGAGGTGCCTTTTCATGTATTGACGGCTTCGAAATATTACAGTAGTGATCCTCCATTCAGAGTTGTTATTCATCCAATGGAGGTCTATTCCCCTCTTTTCAACAATCCTCCTCGGAAATCGGTTCCCATTGGACCAGATTTCCAAGCTGAATTACCAGAATGGGGTGCATATGATAGTAAAAATATATCCGTGAAGGAGGGCACTCAAGAAAGCTCAAATCTTCCATCTCAAGCTCTAGAATCAGATTTTGTAGATCATCATGATGAAGAAAATAAACTTGCTGGGACATGTATCATCCCAATGCCTAAATTGGAATCACCTGCAGACCATGAGGAGAATGTTGGAGCTGGAAGAATTGGGTGCTCCTGTGAAGATGCTGGTTCCTTTGGATGTGTTCGGTTGCACATCATGGAAGCAAGGGAGAAACTTAAGGCGGCCTTGGGTGAGGAAACATTTGTTAGGTTGGGTGTTTATGATATGGGAGAGATAGTGGCAGAAAAATGGAGTGAAGAGGAAGAGGAATTATTTCATGAAGTTGTATTTTCCAATCCTGCAGCATTAGGCAAGAATTTCTGGGACCACCTTGCTGTTGAATTTCCTTCACGGAGCAAGAGAGATCTCGTTAGCTATTACTTCAATGTCTTTATTTTGCGGAAGCGTGCCAAGCAGAATAGGTTTGACCCATCAAATATAGACAGTGATAACGATGAATGGCAGGagattgatgatgatgttgttgcTACGGGAGCTCAAATGACAGATGACGACGAGGATTCTGTGGTTGAATcaccaatatatcaaaattatccTGGTCACAATGAGATATATGTGACTGAAAAACAAGCATATGATGAAGAAGCTGGTGTTGCAACCTTGGAAGATTATCAGACGACAAATTTTTGCAGGAGGAAGGTCTTGAGTGATGTGTCAAAAGCATGTCCTGATGAATTGATTGATAATAACAGTAGTTGTGGTCACAATATTCAGCCTCTAGACAGACATCATTCAAATGAAGTGGGTAACCATGATGTTGAAGTTAACTCTTGTACCACTGATGCAGCTGGGGCTTCTTCAGATACACCACAGGTAAAAACTGATGATTGTAAACACTGGGCAAGTCATTTTGCTGGTGTTGGCATTGACAGTGGGCATGATTTTGTGATGGAGCCATCTAATGGTAAAGAATGGGATATGGGGGGGTACTTGAGCTGTGCTAAGAATGAAGTTGATTTGTTACCAACTTGCTCTATGATTGAGGAAGTGTTTGGAGACGAAGCCTGGAGTTCCAAGCTCAGAGATGGTCACAGTTTAAGCAAGCATTGA
- the LOC107022796 gene encoding uncharacterized protein LOC107022796, whose translation MKQNFSIATNTVLMPTTLPSSTHRGAMKSVRSQPPLPPLSRPRRPAVPDFQGLDFPAESDSPPASSDDESEYHVSNESNNCTDGEGEGYDSDPEYNNQGVDFPAVLDSLPVKGESDSSKDESEDYVSNEDDNSTNDEDKDDVSHQRIVENTDYDLELEHDKPMWESYFRQVYERKGFDIKDYPGPPPLPKFFPLPSYLRIRKKYRMLKGYAESALKKYHDDTGTNHVIEGILNVKRGGSRDYIYYLIFLAKTDHEERYYIFQAMVIPDEKDNLDFLVVRKREERRWRRCYWM comes from the exons atgaaaCAGAATTTTTCAATAGCTACCAATACCGTACTCATGCCCACCACCCTCCCGAGTTCTACTCATCGCGGAGCCATGAAATCTGTACGTTCGCAGCCACCACTGCCCCCATTATCGCGTCCACGACGACCGGCCGTACCGGATTTTCAGGGGTTAGATTTCCCAGCCGAGTCGGATTCCCCGCCGGCTAGCAGCGACGACGAAAGTGAGTATCATGTATCTAATGAATCTAACAATTGCACCGACGGCGAAGGTGAGGGTTATGATTCAGATCCAGAATACAATAACCAG GGTGTAGATTTCCCAGCAGTACTGGATTCCTTGCCAGTGAAAGGAGAAAGCGATAGCAGCAAGGATGAAAGTGAGGATTATGTATCAAACGAAGATGACAATAGCACCAACGATGAAGATAAGGATGATGTTAGTCATCAGAGGATAGTCGAGAATACTGACTATGATTTAGAACTAGAACACGATAAACCTATGTGGGAGAGCTACTTCAGACAGGTCTATGAGAGAAAG GGTTTTGATATTAAAGATTATCCTGGGCCGCCTCCGCTGCCTAAATTCTTTCCCCTTCCAAGCTACTTGCGTATCCGTAAAAAGTATAGGATGTTGAAGGGTTATGCTGAAAGTGCACTTAAAAAATACCATGATGATACG GGCACTAACCATGTAATTGAGGGAATTCTGAATGTGAAGAGAGGTGGCTCTCGTGACTATATTTACTATCTTATCTTTTTAGCCAAGACGGATCATGAAGAAAGATACTATATTTTTCAAGCTATGGTGATTCCAGATGAAAAGGATAATTTGGACTTCCTGGTCGTCaggaaaagg GAAGAGAGACGTTGGCGCAGATGCTATTGGATGTAA
- the LOC107022673 gene encoding UDP-glucose 6-dehydrogenase 5-like, with translation MVKICCIGAGYVGGPTMAVIAFKCPAIEVAVVDISVARIAAWNSDQLPIYEPGLEDIVTQCRGKNLFFSTEVEKNVSEADIIFVSVNTPTKTRGLGAGKAADLTYWESAARMIADVSKNDKIVVEKSTVPVKTAEAIEKILTHNSNGIKYQILSNPEFLAEGTAIQDLFNPDRVLIGGRETPGGQKAIQALKEVYAHWVPEDRIICTNLWSAELSKLAANAFLAQRISSVNAMSALCEATGADVTQVSHAVGKDTRVGSKFLNASVGFGGSCFQKDILSLVYICECNGLKEVANYWKQVIQVNDYQKNRFVNRVVSSMFNTVSGKKIAILGFAFKKDTGDTRETPAIDVCKGLLGDNANLSIYDPQVTEDQIRKDLSMKKFDWDNPIHLQPMSPTVMKQLNVVWDAYAATKGAHGLCLLTEWDEFKTLDFKKIYDNMQKPAFVFDGRNIVDEQKLREIGFIVYSIGKPLDGWLKDMPAVA, from the coding sequence ATGGTGAAGATTTGTTGCATTGGAGCTGGATATGTTGGTGGACCAACTATGGCTGTCATAGCCTTCAAGTGTCCTGCAATTGAAGTGGCTGTTGTTGATATATCTGTTGCTCGTATCGCTGCCTGGAACAGTGATCAGCTGCCAATTTATGAGCCAGGACTTGAAGATATAGTGACACAATGCCGAGGAAAGAATCTTTTCTTCAGCACTGAAGTTGAGAAAAATGTCTCTGAAGCAGACATCATCTTTGTTTCTGTTAACACCCCAACGAAAACTCGAGGACTTGGAGCTGGGAAAGCAGCAGATCTTACATATTGGGAGAGTGCTGCAAGGATGATAGCTGATGTATCGAAGAATGATAAGATTGTCGTTGAGAAGTCTACTGTTCCAGTGAAAACAGCTGAAGCAATTGAGAAAATACTCACGCATAACAGCAATGGAATCAAGTATCAAATTCTTTCGAATCCTGAATTTCTTGCTGAGGGGACTGCTATTCAGGACCTTTTTAATCCAGATCGTGTTCTAATTGGAGGACGTGAAACCCCTGGGGGACAAAAGGCAATCCAGGCCCTGAAGGAAGTTTATGCTCATTGGGTGCCTGAAGACAGAATAATCTGCACCAATCTTTGGTCAGCTGAGCTCTCGAAGCTCGCTGCCAATGCCTTCCTGGCTCAGAGGATTTCATCAGTTAATGCAATGTCAGCTCTTTGTGAAGCAACTGGAGCTGATGTTACACAAGTGTCCCATGCCGTTGGTAAGGACACGAGAGTCGGATCAAAATTCCTCAATGCCAGTGTTGGTTTTGGTGGTTCTTGTTTCCAGAAGGATATTCTCAGCTTGGTTTACATCTGTGAATGCAATGGTCTCAAAGAAGTTGCTAACTACTGGAAACAAGTGATTCAGGTGAATGACTACCAAAAGAATCGGTTTGTTAACCGAGTTGTCTCCTCTATGTTCAACACAGTTTCAGGCAAGAAGATTGCTATCCTTGGATTTGCTTTCAAGAAAGATACAGGTGACACTAGAGAGACACCAGCAATTGATGTGTGCAAAGGCCTATTGGGAGACAATGCTAACTTGAGCATATATGATCCACAGGTCACTGAGGATCAAATCCGAAAGGATCTGTCAATGAAAAAGTTTGATTGGGATAATCCAATTCACCTCCAGCCAATGAGCCCCACTGTGATGAAGCAACTCAATGTAGTATGGGATGCTTATGCAGCCACAAAAGGCGCCCACGGCCTCTGTCTTTTGACCGAGTGGGATGAGTTCAAGACTCTTGATTTCAAGAAGATTTATGATAACATGCAAAAGCCTGCATTTGTGTTTGATGGAAGGAACATTGTTGATGAACAGAAGCTCAGAGAAATTGGGTTCATCGTCTACTCCATTGGGAAACCTTTAGATGGATGGCTCAAGGATATGCCTGCTGTGGCATAA